The proteins below are encoded in one region of Nitrospirae bacterium YQR-1:
- a CDS encoding cold-shock protein has product MALEGTVKWFNKTKGYGFISRSEGADVFVHYTSIQGNGFKTLEEGQRVSFEIIEDNKGLKATEVTPVD; this is encoded by the coding sequence ATGGCGTTAGAAGGAACAGTGAAGTGGTTTAACAAGACCAAGGGTTATGGTTTTATTTCAAGAAGTGAAGGTGCAGACGTATTTGTGCACTACACGTCAATTCAGGGTAATGGATTTAAAACGTTGGAAGAGGGGCAGCGTGTCTCTTTTGAGATTATTGAAGACAATAAGGGGTTAAAAGCTACAGAGGTAACACCTGTAGACTAG
- a CDS encoding M67 family metallopeptidase, protein MHRVTLSRKALFQIFNHAVSTYPEECCGIITKNEHSETVHQCRNIQNELHAKDPKTYCRTAAIAYAIDRDEAERIFSEAKSVGEKVVAFYHSHPDHEAYFSEEDIAAQTVFGEPEFPEALQVVISVRLGIINNYKCFRWNGKGFEEVC, encoded by the coding sequence ATGCACAGGGTAACACTTAGCAGAAAGGCTCTATTTCAAATATTTAATCATGCCGTAAGCACGTATCCTGAGGAGTGCTGCGGAATTATAACTAAAAATGAGCATTCAGAGACTGTCCATCAGTGCAGAAACATTCAGAATGAGCTTCATGCAAAAGACCCTAAAACATATTGTCGTACGGCGGCAATAGCCTACGCTATAGACAGGGATGAGGCTGAAAGAATATTTTCAGAGGCAAAGAGTGTTGGAGAAAAGGTTGTAGCGTTTTACCATTCACACCCTGACCACGAAGCATATTTTTCCGAGGAGGACATAGCCGCCCAGACAGTGTTTGGTGAACCGGAATTCCCTGAGGCTCTACAAGTAGTTATCTCGGTCAGACTTGGAATAATTAACAACTACAAGTGTTTCAGATGGAACGGTAAGGGGTTTGAGGAGGTCTGCTGA
- the cobT gene encoding nicotinate-nucleotide--dimethylbenzimidazole phosphoribosyltransferase, translating to MTITEATAKIKLLDDKYIKLAQQRLDSLTKPRGSLGKLEAFAKALCAIYQTDMPEMPKKGIFVFAGDHGVVQEGVSAYPSEVTPQMVFNFLRGGAGINVLAGHAGADVFVIDMGVNFVFKDCPGLINKKVVSGTNNMTKGPAMSRDEATKTIEAGISLALEYAAKGYRLFGTGDMGIGNTTPSSAITAVLTGLSPKAVTSRGTGIDDESLIKKIKVIESALSLNKPDKLDGLDVLSKVGGAEIGGIAGLCIGAASLGIPVVVDGFISSAGAAIACAIDKKVAAYLIGSHMSQEGGHRPLLTHMGVEPLFDFNMRLGEGTGAALAMTVLDASLKIYREMATFAEAMVSDTDKDIHKCES from the coding sequence ATGACAATCACAGAGGCGACAGCCAAGATAAAGCTATTGGACGACAAATACATCAAATTGGCACAGCAGCGGCTGGATAGTTTAACAAAACCCCGTGGCAGCCTTGGAAAACTCGAGGCCTTTGCCAAAGCGCTTTGTGCCATATACCAAACAGATATGCCGGAGATGCCGAAAAAGGGTATTTTTGTATTTGCCGGTGACCATGGTGTGGTGCAAGAGGGTGTGTCAGCTTATCCCTCGGAGGTAACCCCTCAGATGGTATTTAATTTTTTAAGAGGAGGGGCGGGAATAAACGTATTAGCCGGACATGCCGGGGCAGACGTTTTTGTGATAGACATGGGGGTTAATTTTGTTTTTAAAGACTGTCCTGGATTAATCAACAAAAAAGTAGTCTCCGGTACAAATAATATGACAAAGGGTCCGGCTATGAGCAGAGATGAGGCAACAAAAACCATTGAGGCCGGCATATCGCTGGCTCTGGAGTATGCTGCCAAAGGGTATCGTTTATTTGGCACAGGGGATATGGGAATAGGGAACACAACGCCGTCTTCAGCTATAACAGCGGTACTGACAGGGCTGTCTCCAAAGGCGGTGACAAGCCGCGGTACGGGAATAGATGATGAGTCGCTTATTAAGAAAATAAAGGTAATAGAGAGCGCACTATCACTAAACAAACCGGACAAACTGGATGGCCTTGATGTGCTGTCAAAAGTCGGAGGGGCGGAAATCGGAGGAATTGCGGGACTTTGTATCGGGGCCGCATCCCTGGGAATACCCGTAGTGGTGGATGGGTTTATATCATCTGCCGGGGCGGCGATAGCCTGTGCAATAGATAAGAAGGTGGCAGCATACTTGATAGGCAGCCATATGTCTCAGGAAGGAGGACACAGGCCCCTTTTAACCCATATGGGAGTTGAACCGCTTTTTGATTTTAACATGAGACTCGGCGAGGGTACCGGAGCGGCGCTTGCAATGACAGTGTTGGATGCCTCCCTGAAGATTTACAGAGAGATGGCAACCTTTGCAGAGGCTATGGTCTCAGACACGGATAAAGATATTCATAAGTGCGAGAGTTGA